Proteins co-encoded in one Medicago truncatula cultivar Jemalong A17 chromosome 8, MtrunA17r5.0-ANR, whole genome shotgun sequence genomic window:
- the LOC11440494 gene encoding uncharacterized protein At5g65660 → MESQDHLTPSHVDASRPSLGFPLGTALLLIIIFSLSGILSCCYHWDKVRSLRQSFSDSDPQSHSSNKSKLYSTELKQNRGESFSVMMPGDDVPKFIAMPCPCQPSRPENIVVTVEKPPPPLKPPQLPIPLYL, encoded by the exons atggAGAGCCAAGATCATCTTACACCATCACACGTGGATGCATCTCGACCATCCCTTGGTTTCCCTTTGGGCACTGCCCTTCTCTTGATCATCATTTTTAGCTTGAGTGGTATCCTCTCTTGTTGCTACCATTGGGACAAAGTTCGTTCCTTACGCCAATCTTTTTCAGATTCTGATCCTCAAAGTCATTCATCAAATAAATCTAAACTTTACTCCACC GAATTGAAGCAAAACAGAGGAGAAAGTTTTTCAGTGATGATGCCAGGGGATGATGTGCCAAAGTTCATAGCGATGCCATGTCCGTGTCAACCGTCACGGCCGGAAAACATTGTTGTGACTGTCGAGAAGCCGCCGCCACCGCTAAAGCCACCGCAACTACCGATTCCTTTGTATTTGTAA
- the LOC120577339 gene encoding uncharacterized protein has protein sequence MGKPVSETLSFSVFTPYYSETVLYSTSELQKENEDGISTLFYLQKIFPELNFALFTQKNTNTMLYFGIFKGTMTTTQSYSNETRRKCSNIFQSLFHSSTIH, from the exons ATGGGGAAACCTGTTAGTGAAACATTGTCATTCAG TGTTTTCACTCCATACTATAGTGAAACTGTGCTTTATAGTACATCTGAATTGCAAAAGGAGAATGAAGATGGAATATCTACTCTATTCTATCTTCAAAAGATATTTCCAG AATTGAACTTTGCTCTCTTCACTCAGAAAAACACTAATACAATGTTATATTTCG GAATTTTTAAGGGAACCATGACAACGACACAGTCCTATTCGAATGAAACAAGACGCAAATGTTCAAACATATTTCAGAGTCTCTTCCACTCATCTACGATTCATTAA